Proteins encoded within one genomic window of Gigantopelta aegis isolate Gae_Host chromosome 2, Gae_host_genome, whole genome shotgun sequence:
- the LOC121381068 gene encoding alpha-(1,3)-fucosyltransferase C-like isoform X1: MYAEMNIYCKQIGYRKCLMNIVCIGFASSVLWMCLMGNGFNLNLEMLKNTFQRRPIELSIRKGNHSSVIANKTEEESTTPKETSAKNQNTSAKVGKLILLKNNPAGWNLYSILLQHLSRCPAKCTLVKSGNNLSAFDAVIFNAVGYPENLPPRKVPGQVWVYFTLESPYHSADYKFNRPEWRNMFNWTMTYRADSNIWYPYGRIRKREKPIQLDFQGLTKNKTKLAAWFVSHCRTPGERHKYVQKMKKTISVDIFGGCGDKKCPPNNVTLCGQMLSRDYKFYLAFENSLCYDYLTEKVFHYIEQQIVLVVRGGADYSKFLPPNSFINTADFKSPKLLAEYLLYMDKNHTAYVEYFKWRNHYYVDTDESPGCRLCTKLSNATAYANVYNDIYSWWHKDTCKRPNDLRS, from the exons ATGTACGCCGAAATGAACAT TTATTGTAAACAGATTGGATACAGAAAATGTCTTATGAATATCGTGTGTATTGGTTTCGCCAGTTCTGTCTTGTGGATGTGTTTGATGGGAAATGGTTTTAACTTGAACCTGGAAATGCtgaaaaacacatttcaaaGGAGGCCCATCGAACTTTCGATTAGAAAAGGAAATCATTCATCGGTTATTGCTAACAAAACAGAGGAAGAGAGCACCACGCCTAAAGAGACGTCTGCTAAAAATCAAAATACTTCTGCAAAAGTTGGAAAATTAATCTTATTAAAAAATAACCCCGCCGGCTGGAATCTATATTCGATTTTACTCCAACATCTTTCTCGGTGTCCTGCTAAGTGCACACTCGTCAAGTCTGGCAATAACCTCAGCGCTTTTGATGCTGTTATATTCAACGCAGTGGGTTATCCAGAAAACCTTCCACCTAGAAAGGTCCCAGGACAAGTATGGGTTTATTTCACACTAGAATCTCCATACCACAGCGCTGACTATAAGTTTAACAGGCCGGAATGGAGAAACATGTTCAACTGGACTATGACATATAGAGCAGATTCTAACATATGGTATCCGTATGGACGTATACGTAAAAGAGAAAAACCTATACAGTTAGATTTTCAAGGACtaacgaaaaacaaaacaaaactggcaGCGTGGTTTGTCAGTCATTGCAGAACGCCAGGCGAACGTCATAAATACGTCCAGAAGATGAAGAAGACGATTTCAGTTGACATTTTCGGAGGTTGTGGAGATAAAAAATGTCCTCCCAATAACGTCACCCTCTGCGGTCAGATGCTTTCTCGGGATTATAAATTCTATTTGGCATTTGAAAACAGTTTGTGTTATGACTATTTGACAGAAAAGGTGTTTCATTACATCGAACAACAAATTGTCCTTGTGGTAAGAGGGGGTGCAGATTACAGTAAATTTTTACCTCCCAATTCGTTCATCAACACGGCAGATTTCAAGAGTCCCAAGCTCCTTGCTGAATATCTTCTCTACATGGACAAAAACCACACGGCGTATGTGGAATATTTCAAGTGGAGGAATCATTACTATGTGGATACAGATGAGTCGCCTGGTTGTCGACTTTGTACAAAACTGTCAAATGCTACAGCCTATGCCAATGTCTATAACGACATTTACTCTTGGTGGCATAAAGATACTTGCAAGAGACCAAACGATTTGCGTTCTTGA
- the LOC121381068 gene encoding alpha-(1,3)-fucosyltransferase C-like isoform X2, translating into MNIVCIGFASSVLWMCLMGNGFNLNLEMLKNTFQRRPIELSIRKGNHSSVIANKTEEESTTPKETSAKNQNTSAKVGKLILLKNNPAGWNLYSILLQHLSRCPAKCTLVKSGNNLSAFDAVIFNAVGYPENLPPRKVPGQVWVYFTLESPYHSADYKFNRPEWRNMFNWTMTYRADSNIWYPYGRIRKREKPIQLDFQGLTKNKTKLAAWFVSHCRTPGERHKYVQKMKKTISVDIFGGCGDKKCPPNNVTLCGQMLSRDYKFYLAFENSLCYDYLTEKVFHYIEQQIVLVVRGGADYSKFLPPNSFINTADFKSPKLLAEYLLYMDKNHTAYVEYFKWRNHYYVDTDESPGCRLCTKLSNATAYANVYNDIYSWWHKDTCKRPNDLRS; encoded by the coding sequence ATGAATATCGTGTGTATTGGTTTCGCCAGTTCTGTCTTGTGGATGTGTTTGATGGGAAATGGTTTTAACTTGAACCTGGAAATGCtgaaaaacacatttcaaaGGAGGCCCATCGAACTTTCGATTAGAAAAGGAAATCATTCATCGGTTATTGCTAACAAAACAGAGGAAGAGAGCACCACGCCTAAAGAGACGTCTGCTAAAAATCAAAATACTTCTGCAAAAGTTGGAAAATTAATCTTATTAAAAAATAACCCCGCCGGCTGGAATCTATATTCGATTTTACTCCAACATCTTTCTCGGTGTCCTGCTAAGTGCACACTCGTCAAGTCTGGCAATAACCTCAGCGCTTTTGATGCTGTTATATTCAACGCAGTGGGTTATCCAGAAAACCTTCCACCTAGAAAGGTCCCAGGACAAGTATGGGTTTATTTCACACTAGAATCTCCATACCACAGCGCTGACTATAAGTTTAACAGGCCGGAATGGAGAAACATGTTCAACTGGACTATGACATATAGAGCAGATTCTAACATATGGTATCCGTATGGACGTATACGTAAAAGAGAAAAACCTATACAGTTAGATTTTCAAGGACtaacgaaaaacaaaacaaaactggcaGCGTGGTTTGTCAGTCATTGCAGAACGCCAGGCGAACGTCATAAATACGTCCAGAAGATGAAGAAGACGATTTCAGTTGACATTTTCGGAGGTTGTGGAGATAAAAAATGTCCTCCCAATAACGTCACCCTCTGCGGTCAGATGCTTTCTCGGGATTATAAATTCTATTTGGCATTTGAAAACAGTTTGTGTTATGACTATTTGACAGAAAAGGTGTTTCATTACATCGAACAACAAATTGTCCTTGTGGTAAGAGGGGGTGCAGATTACAGTAAATTTTTACCTCCCAATTCGTTCATCAACACGGCAGATTTCAAGAGTCCCAAGCTCCTTGCTGAATATCTTCTCTACATGGACAAAAACCACACGGCGTATGTGGAATATTTCAAGTGGAGGAATCATTACTATGTGGATACAGATGAGTCGCCTGGTTGTCGACTTTGTACAAAACTGTCAAATGCTACAGCCTATGCCAATGTCTATAACGACATTTACTCTTGGTGGCATAAAGATACTTGCAAGAGACCAAACGATTTGCGTTCTTGA